The following are from one region of the Mesorhizobium sp. B4-1-4 genome:
- a CDS encoding cysteine desulfurase-like protein, translated as MSNSQSASGGFPVDTIRAMFPALQRAGDFIFLDNAAGAQIPQSVLDAVTNHLVSHNVQRGGRYGRSVTVDQSVADARTSVALLINAYSPAEICFGMNATSFIRLVSLGIGQMLQERDEIVVTDMDHDANIATWLALESAGAKFKWWRMREDGNLHVDDLKPLVSDRTRLVACTVTAHSIGSIVDVASVAKIAHAAGAEVFLDSVHYGPHGLIDVQAWDCDYLVCSGYKNFSPHMGFLWGRFETLKRLPTFREDFIPDEPPYKVEAGTFIYENVSGMDAAVQYLELIGRNLEPSNNRSRRENIVAGMGAIRDYELVLAREMLAVLKGCGATIYGVADEARINERVPTFCFNIGRLSPQKIVEEMADMQIGIRDGHMYAPRLMKRLNLSMDSGAIRASLVHYNTVEEIHRFGEALRAIIAKLS; from the coding sequence TTGAGCAATTCCCAATCCGCCAGCGGCGGCTTTCCCGTCGACACCATCCGCGCGATGTTCCCGGCATTGCAAAGAGCTGGCGACTTCATCTTCCTGGACAACGCCGCCGGCGCGCAGATCCCGCAAAGCGTGCTCGACGCGGTGACCAACCACCTGGTTTCGCACAATGTACAGCGCGGCGGCCGCTATGGCCGCAGCGTCACGGTCGACCAGTCGGTCGCCGATGCACGGACAAGCGTTGCGCTGCTGATCAACGCCTACAGCCCGGCGGAAATCTGCTTCGGCATGAACGCCACCTCGTTCATCCGCCTCGTCAGCCTCGGCATCGGCCAGATGCTGCAGGAGCGCGACGAGATCGTCGTCACCGATATGGACCATGACGCCAACATCGCCACCTGGCTGGCGCTGGAATCCGCCGGCGCAAAGTTCAAGTGGTGGCGCATGCGCGAGGATGGCAATCTGCATGTCGACGACCTCAAGCCGCTGGTTTCCGATCGCACCCGCCTTGTCGCCTGCACGGTGACGGCGCATTCGATCGGTTCGATTGTCGATGTCGCCTCGGTGGCCAAGATCGCCCACGCTGCCGGCGCCGAGGTGTTCCTCGACAGCGTGCATTACGGGCCGCATGGGCTGATCGACGTTCAGGCCTGGGACTGCGATTATCTCGTCTGCTCGGGCTACAAGAATTTCTCGCCGCATATGGGCTTCCTGTGGGGTCGCTTCGAGACGCTGAAGCGGTTGCCGACCTTCCGGGAGGACTTCATTCCGGACGAACCGCCCTACAAGGTCGAGGCCGGCACCTTCATATACGAGAACGTCTCCGGCATGGACGCGGCCGTGCAGTATCTGGAACTGATCGGACGCAACCTTGAGCCCTCGAACAACCGCTCGCGGCGCGAAAACATCGTTGCTGGCATGGGCGCCATCCGCGACTACGAATTGGTGTTGGCGCGCGAAATGCTCGCCGTGCTCAAGGGCTGCGGCGCAACCATCTATGGCGTTGCCGACGAGGCCCGCATCAACGAACGCGTGCCGACCTTCTGCTTCAATATCGGCAGGCTGTCACCGCAGAAAATCGTCGAGGAAATGGCCGACATGCAGATCGGCATCCGCGACGGCCACATGTACGCGCCACGGCTGATGAAGCGCCTCAACCTGTCGATGGACAGCGGCGCGATCCGCGCCTCGCTGGTCCATTACAACACGGTCGAGGAAATCCACCGTTTCGGCGAGGCGCTGCGCGCCATTATCGCCAAGCTGTCGTAA
- a CDS encoding amino acid ABC transporter permease, translating to MSLIDTFFNADVIASSLPALLRGFLNTLLLGLLSIGIGIPIGLVISLLRLYAPKPLQWLAVGYTDIFRALPVLVVLILIYYALPFLGIRLSSWASAVTAFAIIMSAYSAEVFRSGIESIPRGQFEASQALGLPFLLTLRKVVLPQAVRVVIPPMTSNCVSMFKDTSLASTVALPELLKEATNAQSLYANPSPLIGAALVYLIFLWPMVRLVSLLERRFKTEKSR from the coding sequence ATGTCGCTGATCGACACCTTCTTCAACGCCGATGTCATTGCGTCCAGCCTGCCGGCGCTGCTGCGCGGCTTCCTGAACACGCTGCTGCTCGGCCTGCTCAGCATCGGCATCGGCATCCCGATCGGCCTGGTGATCAGCCTGCTGCGGCTCTATGCGCCAAAGCCGCTGCAGTGGCTGGCGGTCGGCTATACCGATATCTTCCGCGCCTTGCCGGTGCTGGTCGTGCTGATCCTGATCTACTACGCGCTGCCTTTCCTCGGCATCCGGCTTTCGTCCTGGGCATCCGCCGTGACGGCGTTCGCCATCATCATGTCGGCCTATTCGGCGGAAGTGTTCCGGTCCGGCATAGAGAGCATTCCGCGCGGCCAGTTCGAGGCGTCGCAGGCGCTCGGCCTGCCGTTCCTTTTGACCTTGCGCAAGGTGGTGCTGCCGCAGGCGGTGCGCGTAGTCATCCCGCCGATGACCAGCAACTGCGTCTCGATGTTCAAGGACACTTCGCTCGCCTCGACCGTGGCACTGCCGGAGCTCTTGAAGGAAGCGACCAACGCGCAATCGCTCTACGCCAACCCCTCGCCGCTGATCGGCGCGGCGCTCGTCTATCTTATTTTCCTCTGGCCGATGGTGCGCCTCGTCAGCCTGCTCGAGCGCCGCTTCAAGACCGAAAAGTCGCGCTAA
- a CDS encoding ABC transporter substrate-binding protein, with amino-acid sequence MKLTRRNFILLAAAIGIAAGPATAYAADVLNVGAYPTNPPFEYKNESGTFEGFEVDIVNEAAKRVGMTTDIADLGFQALFAATTSKRIDVAISSITITPERLKSQSFTQPYYDSDMGIATKTDSAINAEADLKGKIVGVLSGSTGETWVKAHQEADGFSDVKGYDTQQNLLLDLSAGRVDAAVSDIPGMQYSFTKMKDLTVKQRIKTGEQYGLMMTKDHPLLGKLNDALSAMKKDGTLAAIHKKWFGSDAPADSSTVKEMPLPKA; translated from the coding sequence ATGAAGCTCACCCGTCGCAATTTCATCCTGCTCGCCGCCGCCATCGGCATCGCCGCCGGACCGGCCACCGCCTATGCCGCAGATGTGCTCAATGTCGGCGCCTACCCCACCAACCCGCCTTTCGAGTACAAGAACGAGAGCGGCACCTTCGAGGGCTTTGAAGTCGACATCGTCAACGAAGCAGCCAAGCGCGTCGGCATGACCACCGACATCGCCGACCTCGGCTTCCAGGCGCTGTTCGCCGCCACCACCTCGAAGCGCATCGACGTCGCCATTTCGTCGATCACCATCACGCCGGAGCGGTTGAAGTCGCAGTCCTTCACGCAGCCCTATTATGATTCAGACATGGGCATCGCGACCAAGACCGACAGCGCGATCAATGCCGAGGCCGACCTCAAGGGCAAGATCGTCGGCGTGCTGTCCGGCTCGACCGGCGAGACCTGGGTCAAGGCACATCAGGAGGCCGACGGCTTCAGCGACGTGAAGGGCTATGACACGCAGCAGAACCTTCTGCTCGACCTCAGCGCCGGCCGCGTCGATGCGGCCGTCAGCGACATTCCGGGCATGCAGTACTCCTTCACCAAGATGAAGGATCTGACGGTCAAGCAGCGCATCAAGACCGGCGAGCAGTACGGCCTGATGATGACCAAGGACCACCCGCTGCTCGGCAAGCTGAACGATGCGCTGAGCGCGATGAAGAAGGACGGCACGCTGGCGGCGATCCACAAGAAGTGGTTCGGCAGCGACGCGCCGGCGGACTCTTCGACGGTCAAGGAAATGCCGCTGCCGAAGGCCTGA
- a CDS encoding pyridoxal phosphate-dependent aminotransferase, producing MSFVLPQSSSSARYAFDGVRAQIRDLHTENIANLAVRARELGDVIALWYGEGDMVTPSFIRDAAKAAFDEGLTFYVPNMRGHGPLNEALSEYQTRIHGRPIPIPRTTVTPGGMQALYLALELLVDTGTNVIYVAPQWPNIHNAIHLIGGEPRPFSLDFKGDWHLDLDRLFATCDARTRAIFLSTPSNPTGWTASRAEMQALLDFSRRTGIWIISDEVYGRLYFDGDVAPSILQIAEDGDRVLSVNSFSKAWAMTGWRIGWLTHPSGVADQLGAMTQYINSGTAAPIQAGAVAAIRQGEPLVEEIRQRIRTGLDLAYDRLARIPGIILPAKPRGGMYAFFALVGENDARQACARILETARVGLAPGQLFGSSSAAFLRMCVCRDRDQIETALDRMVVAMN from the coding sequence TTGTCGTTCGTGCTGCCCCAGTCATCGTCCAGCGCGCGCTATGCTTTCGATGGCGTGCGCGCCCAGATCCGCGACCTTCATACTGAAAACATCGCCAACCTCGCCGTGCGCGCGCGGGAACTGGGTGATGTGATCGCGCTCTGGTACGGCGAAGGCGACATGGTGACGCCGTCCTTCATCCGCGACGCCGCCAAGGCGGCTTTCGACGAAGGCCTGACCTTCTACGTTCCCAACATGCGCGGCCATGGCCCGTTGAATGAAGCGCTGTCCGAGTACCAGACGCGCATCCATGGCCGGCCGATCCCGATCCCACGCACCACGGTCACACCGGGCGGCATGCAGGCGCTGTATCTTGCGCTGGAACTGCTGGTCGATACCGGCACCAACGTCATCTATGTCGCGCCGCAATGGCCCAACATCCATAACGCCATCCACCTGATCGGCGGCGAGCCGCGTCCATTTTCGCTCGATTTCAAGGGCGACTGGCACCTCGATCTCGACCGGCTGTTCGCCACCTGCGATGCGCGCACCCGCGCGATTTTCCTGTCGACGCCCTCCAACCCGACCGGCTGGACCGCATCGCGCGCGGAAATGCAGGCGCTGCTCGACTTCAGCCGGCGCACCGGCATCTGGATCATATCAGACGAGGTCTATGGCCGGCTCTATTTCGACGGCGACGTCGCGCCCTCCATCCTGCAGATCGCCGAGGACGGCGACCGCGTGCTGTCGGTCAACAGCTTTTCGAAAGCCTGGGCAATGACCGGCTGGCGCATTGGCTGGCTGACCCATCCATCGGGTGTCGCCGACCAGCTTGGCGCCATGACCCAGTACATCAACAGCGGCACCGCCGCGCCGATCCAGGCCGGCGCGGTTGCCGCCATCCGCCAGGGCGAGCCGCTGGTCGAGGAGATCCGGCAGCGGATCAGGACCGGCCTCGATCTTGCTTATGACCGGCTGGCACGGATTCCGGGCATCATCCTGCCCGCGAAACCGCGCGGCGGCATGTATGCCTTCTTTGCCCTTGTGGGCGAAAACGATGCCCGGCAGGCCTGCGCCAGGATCCTCGAAACAGCGCGGGTCGGGCTGGCGCCCGGCCAGTTGTTCGGAAGCTCCTCGGCGGCATTCCTGCGCATGTGCGTCTGTCGCGATCGCGATCAGATAGAAACCGCGCTCGACCGCATGGTCGTCGCCATGAATTGA
- a CDS encoding HpcH/HpaI aldolase family protein, with translation MSEFRQKCIGKTRLVGSFAAIPHPVVVEVMALAGLDFVCIDWEHAQISRDMIETMVRAADVHRVPAMVRVPGHAPEAIQAALDSGAQGVLIPRVSTSAQAAMAVKASRYPPLGERGVGPGRAAGYGYRIPEYLAGANERIVVAVQVETSEGLTNIEAIAAVDGVDMIFVGPGDLSVSIDAMGSKGTDKLNEAIGTIIGATIAHGRTAGIFCASPQNISRWAAIGASFFVLASDTMFLGAGAAANCAAARAELAQNGRS, from the coding sequence ATGAGCGAATTCCGCCAGAAATGCATCGGCAAGACGAGGCTGGTCGGCTCCTTCGCCGCCATTCCGCATCCCGTCGTGGTCGAGGTGATGGCGCTCGCCGGCCTCGACTTCGTCTGCATCGACTGGGAGCACGCCCAGATTTCGCGCGACATGATCGAGACCATGGTTCGCGCGGCCGACGTGCATCGCGTGCCGGCGATGGTGCGCGTTCCCGGCCATGCGCCGGAAGCCATCCAGGCAGCGCTCGACAGCGGCGCACAGGGCGTGCTGATCCCGCGTGTCTCGACATCAGCCCAGGCCGCGATGGCGGTGAAAGCCTCGCGTTATCCGCCGCTGGGCGAACGCGGCGTCGGACCCGGCCGGGCCGCCGGCTATGGCTATCGCATTCCCGAATATCTTGCCGGCGCCAATGAACGGATCGTCGTCGCGGTCCAGGTCGAGACATCGGAGGGGCTCACCAACATCGAAGCGATCGCGGCCGTCGACGGCGTCGACATGATCTTCGTCGGTCCCGGCGATCTTTCGGTGTCGATCGATGCGATGGGATCGAAAGGCACGGACAAGCTCAACGAGGCGATCGGCACAATCATCGGCGCGACGATCGCACACGGCAGGACCGCAGGCATATTTTGCGCCAGCCCACAGAATATCAGCCGATGGGCAGCCATCGGCGCGAGTTTCTTCGTGCTGGCCAGCGACACGATGTTTCTTGGTGCTGGCGCCGCGGCCAACTGTGCTGCCGCGCGCGCCGAACTGGCGCAAAACGGGCGCAGCTAG
- a CDS encoding LLM class flavin-dependent oxidoreductase, which translates to MTKAHPLHGQNKLKLGVFSTNADGGLAITDVPERWTASWQDNLTAAQIADRAGLEFLLPIARWRGFGGRNKVREWSFETFTWAAALAAATEQIGLFMTVHVPLVHPLYAAKALATVDHISGGRAGLNIVCGWNPKEFGMFGTPLVEKGYEQAAEWIEILKRLYASSEPLDYEGVYYRLKEAVSRPASLQVPRPVTMNAAFGGPGRDFAAAHCDYLFTTFSEMGDAGKHVADIRERAGKVGRDVGVYTVAHVVCRPTMEEAQAYYNRYAVTMADHDAVDAHMAGKKEFSRSHDAHAYDRYRQRFAGGAGTYPLVGTPDSIASEMAAIAGHGYQGIALSFVNYTQELPYFCDHVLPLLRRAGLRE; encoded by the coding sequence ATGACCAAAGCCCATCCCTTGCACGGCCAAAACAAACTGAAGCTCGGCGTCTTCTCGACCAACGCCGATGGCGGCCTTGCCATCACCGATGTGCCGGAGCGTTGGACGGCAAGCTGGCAGGACAATCTGACCGCGGCCCAGATCGCCGACCGCGCCGGGCTCGAGTTCCTGCTGCCGATCGCGCGCTGGCGCGGTTTTGGCGGCCGCAACAAGGTGCGCGAATGGTCATTCGAAACCTTCACCTGGGCGGCGGCTCTTGCCGCGGCCACCGAGCAGATCGGCCTGTTCATGACCGTGCACGTGCCGCTGGTGCATCCGCTTTATGCCGCCAAGGCGCTGGCGACGGTCGACCATATCAGTGGGGGCCGAGCCGGCCTCAATATCGTCTGCGGCTGGAACCCGAAGGAATTCGGCATGTTCGGCACGCCGCTCGTGGAAAAGGGTTACGAGCAGGCAGCGGAATGGATTGAGATCCTGAAGCGGCTTTATGCATCGAGCGAGCCGCTCGACTATGAAGGCGTCTACTATCGCCTGAAGGAAGCGGTCAGCCGACCGGCCAGCCTGCAGGTTCCGCGCCCGGTGACCATGAATGCCGCTTTCGGCGGCCCGGGCCGCGATTTCGCCGCCGCCCATTGCGACTATTTGTTCACGACCTTTTCCGAGATGGGCGATGCCGGCAAGCATGTCGCCGACATTCGTGAACGGGCCGGCAAGGTCGGCCGTGATGTCGGCGTCTACACCGTGGCGCATGTCGTCTGCCGCCCGACCATGGAGGAGGCGCAGGCCTACTATAACAGATATGCGGTGACGATGGCCGACCATGACGCGGTCGATGCTCACATGGCTGGCAAGAAGGAATTCTCGCGGTCACATGACGCGCATGCCTATGACCGCTACCGACAGCGCTTCGCCGGCGGCGCCGGCACCTATCCGCTGGTCGGAACCCCGGATTCAATCGCTTCCGAGATGGCCGCCATTGCCGGGCATGGGTACCAGGGCATCGCGCTGTCCTTCGTCAACTACACGCAGGAGCTGCCCTATTTCTGCGATCACGTGCTGCCGCTGCTGAGGCGGGCCGGACTTCGCGAATAG
- a CDS encoding RidA family protein — protein MHEILQPEGWAKPVGYANGVAARGRLVFVGGQVGWNRQCQFETDDFVGQVRQTLENVVAVLAEAGAGPQHITSMTWYFTDKAEYLANLKGLGEAYRAVIGRHFPAMAAMQVMALVEDRAKIEIQATAVIPE, from the coding sequence ATGCACGAGATCCTGCAGCCGGAAGGCTGGGCAAAACCGGTCGGCTACGCCAATGGCGTGGCCGCGCGCGGGCGTCTCGTCTTCGTCGGTGGACAGGTCGGTTGGAACAGGCAATGCCAGTTCGAGACGGACGACTTCGTCGGCCAGGTGCGGCAGACGCTGGAAAACGTCGTGGCGGTACTGGCCGAGGCTGGCGCTGGCCCACAACACATCACCTCGATGACTTGGTATTTCACCGACAAGGCCGAGTATCTGGCCAACCTCAAAGGGCTAGGCGAAGCCTATCGCGCGGTGATCGGCCGGCATTTTCCGGCAATGGCCGCCATGCAGGTGATGGCTCTGGTCGAGGATCGCGCCAAGATAGAAATCCAGGCAACCGCCGTTATCCCGGAGTAA